The following is a genomic window from Leptospira selangorensis.
CTTATAATTGGAAGCGGTCGGACAGGCCGCGGTTCCAGTGATCTTACATCCTTTAGTTTCACAACGTTTCCTGGTATCGAAAGAATCGGATCCGGAAAATCTACAATAATCCCTACAAGCGTCTGAACTATTTACGGAACAAAGATAACAACCGTCGGCAGAAAGGTTTTGAACAAGTCCCAAAAATGCAAAAAACAATATGATAGAAAGTGAATATAGAATCTTTTTCAAATAAAACTCCTATCTTTTGGAAGAAGGATCGTCGGACTTCTTCTCCACTTTATCTTCCAGAAATTCCGCAAATTCTATCTGGCCTTGGATAAAATTCAAATTATAACGGCTTTCGTACAGCAAAAGACTACTTGCGATAAACAAAAAAATTCCGCCTACCAATGCAAGTCCGGTAGCAATCCAAGAAGCAGGACTTGATATCGCTACGATAATCCCCAAACTTAAGCTGGAAGAAACAAAGAACAAAGTCGCAGTATAAAGCGCTGCCATAGATCTTTGGATCAGATTTGCTCTTTTCTTTTGGATCTTTAATTGTCTTCTGAGATATGCTTGTCGTTCTTCCGGAAAAGAAAGTTTTCCGTCCACGACACCTTCTATCTCATTTTTAAGTAAATTAACTCGATCGAATATTCTACCTAAACGATTCGCGGTAGAAAAAATCAAACTAGCACTGGCCGAGATCAAAACGGCCGGAGTAATCATACCAGCTAAAATTTCCGTTCCGATCAAAGAAGAAAGCATAGATCTAGTTTAACATTGGATCTTTTGTATGTTCCACGAAATACTTATACAATCCACCTTTGCTTTTTAAGGCTTCTTGCCAAGTTGTTTCAGGATCTTCTGTAAAGATCCACTCTGCATTCGGATCGTGAACCACCCAAGATTTACGTTCCATCTCACCTTCTAATTGGGCAGCTCCCCAACCGGAATATCCTTGGTATACGTTAAACTTTGTTTTATCAGGATGTTCTAATAATTCCACCAGGGCTTCGAAACTTCTGGCAAGAAACACACCAGGGATAACTTCAATCCCAGGCTGTTTTAATTTAGGATTATCATGAAGAATGGAAACAAATGTAGGATCTACAGGACCTCCGGAATAGATCGGAGACGAACCGTCTATTCCTTCCGGAATTCCTTGGATCACTTCGCTTAATGCAACATCCATTTTTTTATTCAGTACAAGACCGAATGCACCTGATTGATCGTGTTCCACCATTAGGATCACTGTACGATTAAAATAATCCGTAACGATAGATGAATTAGAGATTAATACTTTTCCGCTGAATCCGTTTTCCATACTACCCGATCAGTTTTTATGTATCTCTTTCAAAATTCTGTACGCGATTTCCAGAGTTTGGATATCGGATCTTCCATCCACTAAAGGTTCCGTTTCTTTCAAG
Proteins encoded in this region:
- a CDS encoding DUF2721 domain-containing protein gives rise to the protein MLSSLIGTEILAGMITPAVLISASASLIFSTANRLGRIFDRVNLLKNEIEGVVDGKLSFPEERQAYLRRQLKIQKKRANLIQRSMAALYTATLFFVSSSLSLGIIVAISSPASWIATGLALVGGIFLFIASSLLLYESRYNLNFIQGQIEFAEFLEDKVEKKSDDPSSKR
- a CDS encoding YqgE/AlgH family protein, with the translated sequence MENGFSGKVLISNSSIVTDYFNRTVILMVEHDQSGAFGLVLNKKMDVALSEVIQGIPEGIDGSSPIYSGGPVDPTFVSILHDNPKLKQPGIEVIPGVFLARSFEALVELLEHPDKTKFNVYQGYSGWGAAQLEGEMERKSWVVHDPNAEWIFTEDPETTWQEALKSKGGLYKYFVEHTKDPMLN